The Macaca fascicularis isolate 582-1 chromosome 1, T2T-MFA8v1.1 genome includes a window with the following:
- the SLC2A5 gene encoding solute carrier family 2, facilitated glucose transporter member 5 isoform X2 produces the protein MYLGELAPKNLRGALGVVPQLFITVGILVAQIFGLRNLLANVDGWPILLGLTGVPAALQLLLLPFFPESPRYLLIQKKDEEAAKKALQRLRGWDSVDREVAEIRQEDEAEKAAGFISVLKLFRMRSLRWQLLSVIVLMAGQQLSGVNAIYYYADQIYLSAGVQEDHVQYVTAGTGAVNVVMTICAVFVVELLGRRLLLLLGFSICLTACCVLTAALALQDTVSWMPYVSIVCVIAYVIGHALGPSPIPALLITEIFLQSSRPSAFMVGGSVHWLSNFAVGLIFPFIQEGLGAYSFIVFAVICLLTTVYIFLIVPETKAKTFIEINQIFTKMNKVSEVHPEKEELKELPPVTSEQ, from the exons ATGTACTTAGGGGAGCTGGCCCCTAAAAACCTGCGGGGGGCTCTCGGCGTGGTGCCCCAGCTCTTCATCACTGTTGGCATCCTTGTGGCCCAGATCTTTGGTCTTCGGAATCTCCTTGCAAACGTAGATG GCTGGCCAATCCTGCTGGGGCTGACCGGGGTCCCCGCGGCGTTGCAGCTCCTTCTGCTGCCCTTCTTCCCCGAGAGCCCCAGGTACCTGCTGATTCAGAAGAAAGACGAAGAGGCCGCCAAGAAAG CCCTACAGAGGCTGCGCGGCTGGGACTCCGTGGACAGGGAGGTGGCCGAGATCCggcaggaggatgaggcagagaaGGCCGCGGGCTTCATCTCGGTGCTGAAGCTGTTCCGGATGCGCTCGCTGCGCTGGCAGCTGCTGTCCGTCATCGTCCTCATGGCCGGCCAGCAGCTGTCGGGCGTCAACGCT ATCTACTACTACGCGGACCAGATCTACCTGAGCGCCGGCGTGCAGGAGGACCACGTGCAGTATGTGACGGCCGGCACCGGGGCCGTGAACGTGGTCATGACCATCTGCGCC GTGTTTGTGGTGGAGCTCCTGGGTCGgaggctgctgctgctactggGCTTCTCCATCTGCCTCACAGCCTGCTGCGTGCTCACTGCGGCTCTGGCACTACAG GACACGGTGTCCTGGATGCCATACGTCAGCATCGTCTGTGTTATCGCCTACGTCATAGGACACGCCCTTGGGCCCA GTCCCATACCCGCGCTGCTCATCACTGAGATCTTCCTGCAGTCCTCTCGGCCATCCGCCTTCATGGTGGGGGGCAGCGTGCACTGGCTCTCCAACTTCGCCGTGGGCTTGATCTTCCCATTCATTCAG GAGGGCCTTGGCGCGTACAGCTTCATTGTCTTCGCTGTGATCTGCCTCCTCACCACCGTCTACATCTTCTTGATTGTCCCTGAGACCAAGGCCAAGACGTTCATAGAGATCAACCAGATTTTCACCAAGATGAATAAGGTGTCTGAAGTGCACCCGGAAAAGGAGGAACTGAAAGAGCTTCCACCTGTCACTTCGGAGCAGTGA